The Stigmatella erecta genome window below encodes:
- a CDS encoding alpha/beta hydrolase — MRYRSPQETTLDIESTASQGKWGWPVLLAVIAGPLAVAAPAEAAHKAGDVILEVGTTKTPDGEPLRYELGTLYVPENRSAPGSRVIGIGFARIRAQRPTGAPPIFVLPGGPGRSYLNAFTDSDAAARTQLEGILLYRAAGDVVVVDQRGYSPRGEILTMPRVPEPLDRPRSLAAEAEAMVKLARDAVAAHPGKDLSGYNVIEYAEDVNDLRRALGYRRITLSGQSFGSQWSFAVMRRHPEIVARALLSGVEPLDNSYDMPSHVFASLQRIAWDADHAPALQPYLPEGGVMAALRAVRERLANGPIQVSVKTGETGPSRTVMLGLEDFQGSLLRAPPSWPAFVLSLYHRHYDDWAREVIERRQDISSPVRIIAPLIDSSLSVSASRGHLLRTDSGTEFLGRWDFDALMASTEAWPTPDIGDALRLPVPNPVPVVFFHGDWDTATPIDNTLGILPYFPNGKAVLVHRGVHHTRGPVFAQEPAVLDQVIAFLKTGDTQKLPVTVSLPVPDFQVPPFPAPTAQVP; from the coding sequence GCCGGGCCCTTGGCGGTGGCGGCGCCCGCGGAGGCCGCGCACAAGGCAGGCGACGTCATCCTCGAGGTGGGGACCACGAAGACGCCGGATGGCGAGCCGCTGCGCTATGAGCTGGGCACGCTCTACGTCCCGGAGAACCGCTCCGCCCCGGGCAGTCGCGTCATCGGCATCGGGTTCGCGCGCATCCGGGCCCAGCGGCCCACTGGGGCACCGCCCATTTTCGTCCTGCCGGGCGGCCCCGGGCGCTCCTACCTGAACGCGTTCACGGACAGCGACGCCGCCGCGCGCACGCAACTCGAGGGGATTCTCCTCTACCGGGCCGCGGGTGACGTGGTGGTGGTGGACCAGCGCGGCTACTCGCCGCGCGGCGAAATCCTGACGATGCCGCGGGTGCCCGAGCCCCTGGACCGGCCCCGCTCGCTGGCCGCGGAGGCGGAGGCCATGGTGAAGCTGGCCCGCGACGCGGTGGCGGCCCATCCCGGCAAGGACCTCTCCGGCTACAACGTCATCGAGTACGCCGAGGACGTCAACGACCTGCGCCGGGCGTTGGGCTATCGCCGCATCACCCTGTCCGGCCAGAGCTTCGGTTCCCAGTGGAGCTTCGCGGTGATGCGGCGCCATCCGGAAATCGTGGCCCGGGCGCTGCTCTCCGGCGTGGAGCCGCTCGACAACAGCTACGACATGCCGTCGCATGTCTTCGCGTCGCTCCAGCGAATCGCCTGGGACGCGGACCACGCTCCTGCCCTCCAGCCCTACCTGCCCGAAGGCGGCGTCATGGCGGCGCTGCGAGCGGTGCGCGAGCGTCTGGCGAACGGCCCCATCCAGGTCAGCGTCAAGACTGGCGAGACCGGGCCGTCTCGGACGGTGATGCTGGGGCTGGAGGACTTCCAGGGCTCGCTGCTCCGCGCGCCTCCGTCCTGGCCTGCCTTCGTCCTTTCCCTCTACCACCGCCACTATGACGACTGGGCGCGCGAGGTCATCGAGCGACGGCAGGACATCAGCTCCCCCGTCCGCATCATCGCGCCGCTCATCGACAGCAGCCTCTCGGTCTCTGCCAGCCGGGGCCATCTGCTGCGCACCGATTCGGGCACGGAGTTCCTCGGCCGCTGGGACTTCGACGCGCTGATGGCCTCCACGGAGGCCTGGCCGACACCGGACATCGGCGATGCGCTGCGCCTGCCCGTGCCCAATCCGGTACCGGTGGTCTTCTTCCATGGCGACTGGGACACGGCGACGCCCATCGACAACACGCTGGGCATCCTGCCCTACTTCCCTAACGGCAAGGCCGTCCTCGTCCACCGAGGCGTCCACCACACGCGAGGTCCTGTCTTCGCACAGGAGCCCGCGGTGCTGGACCAGGTGATTGCCTTCCTCAAAACGGGCGATACCCAAAAGCTGCCCGTGACGGTGTCCTTGCCGGTTCCCGACTTCCAGGTCCCGCCTTTTCCCGCGCCCACCGCACAGGTCCCGTGA